From a region of the Oncorhynchus mykiss isolate Arlee chromosome 32, USDA_OmykA_1.1, whole genome shotgun sequence genome:
- the rps27.1 gene encoding 40S ribosomal protein S27.1 — MPLAKDLLHPSPEEEKRSHKKKRLVQSPNSYFMDVKCPGCYKITTVFSHAQTVVLCVGCSTVLCQPTGGKARLTEGCSFRRKQH, encoded by the exons ATGCCA CTCGCAAAAGACTTGTTGCACCCATCccctgaggaggagaagaggagccaCAAGAAGAAGCGTCTCGTCCAGAGCCCTAACTCCTATTTCATGGATGTTAAGTGCCCAG GATGCTACAAGATCACAACTGTGTTCAGCCACGCTCAGACGGTTGTGCTGTGTGTGGGTTGCTCCACAGTTCTGTGTCAGCCCACTGGCGGCAAAGCACGTCTCACAGAGG GGTGCTCATTCAGGAGGAAGCAGCATTAG